Proteins encoded by one window of Polyodon spathula isolate WHYD16114869_AA chromosome 16, ASM1765450v1, whole genome shotgun sequence:
- the disp3 gene encoding LOW QUALITY PROTEIN: protein dispatched homolog 3 (The sequence of the model RefSeq protein was modified relative to this genomic sequence to represent the inferred CDS: deleted 1 base in 1 codon), translated as MQVKHRSKRPLTTSPVPERGRALGRRGFERSGLPRYIGTSLASTPQTLRASLPLGSFAYCPPPPPSLLSYRFPMEQGGKIYYDGMGQELADIQGALHLTITHPEFYSYVDEGLTAGNMRSEILFRAPLPSFLSLVDCREEQRCLFQNFVISYADMLAQQSTSKVKVLYGGTELFNYEVRRTFHNDMLLSFISGACIMLLVCILTSFSDRMIHTVGKATFFTSFTTAAKYAANTFSQLPCPVREEEAVPVPGSGVAEDILLHSVVLENVPSQLEQHSLGFISSHILGALQRWVALPVIVGLCVRDSLSLCLSPGLFQQKPHPLHDNIRTCPSDKKRNQSRPVPPGVSVLED; from the exons ATGCAAGTGAAACATCGGTCAAAGAGGCCTCTTACAACCAGCCCAGTGCCGGAAAGGGGCAGGGCGCTGGGGAGGCGTGGGTTCGAGCGGTCCGGGCTGCCCCGCTACATAGGGACTTCTTTAGCCTCCACCCCTCAGACACTCAGAGCCAGCCTGCCCCTGGGCTCTTTCGcttactgcccc cccccccccccctccctgctcTCCTACCGCTTCCCTATGGAGCAGGGAGGCAAGATCTACTATGATGGCATGGGACAGGAGCTGGCGGACATTCAAG GCGCCCTGCACCTGACGATCACGCACCCTGAGTTTTACTCATACGTAGACGAGGGCCTGACTGCTGGGAATATGCGCAGCGAGATCCTATTCAGGGCGCCGCTGCCCTCCTTCCTGTCGCTGGTGGACTGCAGAGAGGAGCAGAGGTGTCTGTTCCAGAACTTTGTTATCTCCTATGCAGACATGCTGGCCCAGCAGTCCACCAG TAAAGTGAAGGTGTTGTACGGAGGCACTGAGCTGTTTAATTACGAGGTCAGACGCACCTTCCACAATGACATGCTGCTGTCCTTCATCAGCGGTGCCTGCATCATGCTGCTTGTCTGCATCCTCACATCCTTCTCAG ACAGAATGATCCACACCGTCGGCAAAGCCACCTTCTTCACCTCCTTCACCACAGCAGCAAAGTACGCAGCCAACACCTTCTCACAG CTGCCCTGCCCAGTGCGTGAGGAAGAAGCTGTGCCTGTCCCAGGTTCAG GTGTTGCAGAGGATATTCTGCTTCACTCCGTGGTTTTGGAAAATGTCCCATCCCAGTTGGAGCAGCACAGTCTAGGTTTCATCAGCTCCCACATACTGGGGGCGCTGCAGCGCTGGGTGGCTCTTCCTGTCATTGTGG GTTT GTGTGTGAGAGACtccctctctctttgtctctccccAG GGCTGTTCCAGCAGAAGCCCCACCCCCTTCATGACAACATCCGCACCTGTCCCTCGGACAAGAAGAGGAACCAGAGCAGGCCTGTCCCTCCTGGGGTCAGCGTTCTGGAGGACTGA